A genome region from candidate division KSB1 bacterium includes the following:
- a CDS encoding T9SS type A sorting domain-containing protein, which produces MKRLNAHLYCFQKSTLLNILMLSLGIFIFSFPAPSSAQSDFELEIDLLTSPYFDYPDDLGLATITYTAGDSSAYLSIGAQDDATGQFGIIVDHVYLPGKHEEDSPVTLTVPFNLTRLSPHNIQQGVNKRSNTETPSQLTCYIHLFFQITAYPYPASTWLDTKTVQVDTTVEDAVGIKTTEPVSQDVQASPAVINVDDSELRASYHRRVPNLDLDDSQHGDTETYAGDLNACAPTATANSMVWLQAENEQVQLSGNLTLRDIMQDLSDKFNRERNEGTGDNNQQKGTLDFVEDYDLPIEVKFQSKWEDGNIQSSSGESTARDMSDAEDTPPTWDFLIQMMDEGENVTINYAWKNIQDNQWYSHAVCMTGAREYSPSGAKRISFRHDGIQGSSGGLRHDHLDVTVDEEGWMRFGPGNSKYITRAIANSPLLPEDSEKSGFLNEVYNFLGLGKAYGPLDTEEDFVEIVLNESVMDLENYRITFYNGSDGKAYHAKTLDQFQAGSVTHGLQTYTCSLADTPLVSDFGGISLAYTGSVISGQFLSYGGTFTAADGDAKGFTSVNMGALDANTSLILTGTGERYSHFTWSVSDSATPGDVNTGQIFDEFVTGVSDQPKQKPGGFRPGQNYPNPFNPGTTIRYEIPEAASVTLSVFNTSGERVYRVFESGLNAGRHSFNWDAGQLPSGFYIYTVQVNAASGQTYSGTGKMLLMK; this is translated from the coding sequence ATGAAACGATTGAACGCCCACCTGTATTGTTTTCAAAAGTCCACATTGTTGAATATCCTGATGCTCAGTTTGGGTATATTCATATTCAGTTTTCCGGCGCCGTCATCCGCACAATCCGATTTTGAACTCGAGATCGATTTGCTCACCTCGCCCTATTTTGACTATCCGGATGATCTGGGATTGGCAACCATTACGTATACGGCCGGCGATTCAAGCGCTTATTTGAGCATCGGCGCTCAGGACGATGCAACAGGACAATTTGGCATCATTGTGGATCATGTTTATTTGCCCGGCAAACACGAGGAAGACAGTCCTGTGACTCTGACCGTACCGTTTAATCTGACCCGGTTGTCACCTCACAATATTCAGCAGGGTGTGAATAAACGCAGCAACACCGAAACGCCGTCGCAACTGACCTGCTATATTCATCTCTTTTTCCAGATCACCGCTTACCCTTATCCCGCTTCGACGTGGCTGGACACCAAAACAGTACAGGTGGATACTACCGTAGAAGATGCTGTGGGCATCAAGACCACGGAACCGGTATCGCAGGACGTGCAAGCATCGCCGGCTGTCATCAATGTCGACGATTCGGAACTGCGTGCCAGCTATCACCGCCGGGTTCCGAATCTGGATCTAGATGATTCGCAGCACGGCGATACTGAAACCTATGCAGGTGATCTGAACGCCTGCGCCCCCACAGCCACGGCCAACAGCATGGTCTGGCTGCAGGCAGAAAATGAACAAGTCCAGCTTTCCGGCAACCTTACATTGCGCGATATCATGCAGGATTTGAGTGATAAATTCAATCGCGAACGCAATGAAGGAACCGGCGACAACAATCAGCAAAAAGGCACCCTAGACTTTGTTGAAGATTATGACCTTCCCATTGAAGTTAAATTTCAATCAAAGTGGGAAGACGGCAATATTCAAAGTTCAAGCGGAGAATCCACAGCACGCGATATGAGCGATGCTGAAGATACTCCTCCAACCTGGGATTTTCTCATACAGATGATGGATGAAGGAGAAAATGTCACAATCAATTACGCATGGAAAAACATCCAGGACAACCAGTGGTATTCACACGCCGTTTGTATGACAGGAGCCCGGGAATACAGTCCCAGCGGCGCCAAACGCATTTCATTTCGACACGACGGCATTCAGGGCAGCTCAGGCGGCTTGCGTCATGATCACCTGGATGTAACCGTTGATGAAGAAGGATGGATGCGGTTCGGCCCCGGCAACTCGAAATACATTACACGCGCCATTGCCAATAGTCCCCTGCTGCCCGAGGACAGCGAAAAAAGCGGTTTTCTAAATGAAGTGTACAATTTTTTGGGGCTGGGTAAAGCCTACGGACCGCTTGATACAGAAGAGGATTTTGTAGAGATTGTGCTCAATGAATCCGTGATGGATTTGGAGAACTATCGAATTACGTTTTACAACGGCAGTGACGGTAAAGCCTATCATGCAAAAACCCTGGATCAGTTTCAGGCCGGCAGCGTGACTCACGGATTGCAAACCTATACCTGCAGCCTGGCGGACACACCGCTTGTATCGGATTTCGGCGGTATTTCACTGGCGTACACCGGTTCGGTGATATCCGGACAATTCCTCAGCTACGGCGGCACGTTCACCGCAGCGGACGGTGATGCCAAAGGCTTTACCAGCGTGAATATGGGAGCACTCGATGCCAACACGTCACTCATTCTCACAGGGACCGGTGAACGCTATTCGCATTTTACCTGGAGCGTCTCCGACAGCGCCACGCCGGGCGATGTCAATACGGGGCAAATATTCGATGAATTTGTCACCGGCGTCTCGGATCAACCCAAGCAAAAACCGGGCGGTTTCAGGCCTGGACAGAACTACCCGAATCCGTTTAATCCCGGAACGACCATCCGTTACGAAATTCCGGAAGCCGCCAGCGTTACACTGAGTGTTTTCAATACATCAGGAGAGCGGGTTTATCGTGTTTTTGAATCCGGTTTAAATGCAGGACGGCATTCTTTTAATTGGGATGCCGGACAATTGCCGAGCGGCTTTTACATCTATACAGTGCAGGTCAACGCAGCCAGCGGTCAAACCTATTCGGGTACAGGAAAAATGTTGCTGATGAAATAG
- a CDS encoding polysaccharide pyruvyl transferase family protein, translated as MKTIAVLGNNSGRNAGDAAILGCLLNDISERYPDVEFKVPTINPAFVRQAFSKYNVKPVGLLPWNLSAKIYGVPVYRTVLNADLVLVTDAILFDRKLYNPLFNYLWTLSRVLPKAHKRNIPTVLYNSSLGPVPTPAGKKCLKRVVNSADVLMLRDRDSIDLLQDLADQSCQCSIGSGLRTECRTRFRYPL; from the coding sequence ATGAAAACAATAGCTGTATTGGGTAATAATTCAGGACGCAATGCAGGAGATGCAGCCATTCTCGGCTGTCTGCTGAATGATATTTCTGAACGTTACCCGGATGTAGAGTTCAAAGTCCCCACGATCAATCCGGCCTTTGTGCGCCAGGCCTTTTCAAAATACAATGTCAAACCGGTGGGACTGCTGCCGTGGAATCTGAGTGCGAAAATATACGGTGTGCCGGTCTATCGCACGGTTTTAAATGCCGATCTGGTTCTGGTGACCGATGCCATTCTCTTCGATCGCAAACTATATAATCCCTTGTTCAATTATCTGTGGACCCTGTCCCGGGTTTTACCCAAAGCCCACAAGCGCAATATTCCCACAGTGCTTTACAACAGCAGTCTGGGACCGGTGCCCACCCCGGCCGGGAAAAAATGCCTGAAACGCGTGGTGAATAGCGCCGATGTCCTGATGTTACGCGACCGCGATTCCATTGACCTGCTTCAGGATCTGGCAGATCAATCATGCCAATGTTCAATTGGGAGCGGATTGCGCACTGAATGCCGTACCCGCTTCCGATATCCGCTTTAA
- a CDS encoding IS630 family transposase (programmed frameshift): protein MKKYKVTLTQEERQKLISITQKGKHRSQKVLNALILLNCDEGDYQDKPLKNKDVASVLKISMRKIDRVKKCFVEQGLDIALNGTKGQRAYERKADGDFEAHLIALSCSEPPEGFSRWSLRLLADKVVELNYVDDISHETIRRVPKKNEIKPWRKKGWVIPPKQNSDFVANMEIVLDIYKKSYNKEFPVVCMDESPKQLIKETRLPIAASAGSIAKYDYEYERCGVCNIFLANEPLSGKRFIEVTTKKTKTDWARFVETIANHYSKAKRITLVMDNYGTHKPGSLYEAFAPEKAKQLLDRFQFIFTPKHGSWLNMAEIELNVLNGQCLNRRIDNISTVIRECYAWENHRNQMNAKINWQFTTKDSRIKLKRLYPTLQM from the exons ATGAAAAAGTACAAAGTAACTCTAACTCAAGAAGAGCGTCAAAAGTTGATTTCAATAACACAGAAGGGCAAGCATCGATCGCAAAAGGTTCTAAACGCTCTCATACTGTTAAACTGTGATGAAGGTGACTATCAAGACAAACCATTAAAGAACAAGGATGTTGCCAGCGTCTTAAAAATCAGTATGCGCAAAATCGATCGTGTCAAAAAATGTTTTGTTGAACAAGGCCTCGATATTGCATTAAATGGTACCAAAGGGCAACGCGCTTACGAAAGAAAAGCTGATGGAGATTTTGAAGCCCATTTAATTGCTTTAAGTTGCAGTGAACCTCCTGAAGGCTTTTCGCGATGGTCGCTCCGGCTGCTTGCTGATAAGGTTGTTGAGTTAAATTATGTTGACGATATCTCACATGAGACCATTCGTCGCGTAC CTAAAAAAAACGAAATCAAGCCGTGGCGCAAAAAGGGGTGGGTAATTCCACCTAAGCAGAACAGCGATTTTGTCGCCAACATGGAAATCGTTCTTGATATTTACAAAAAGTCATACAACAAAGAGTTTCCAGTTGTTTGCATGGACGAATCTCCTAAACAATTGATAAAAGAAACGCGTTTGCCCATAGCGGCCTCTGCAGGAAGTATTGCAAAGTATGATTATGAATACGAACGCTGTGGAGTCTGCAATATTTTTCTCGCCAATGAGCCATTATCAGGTAAACGGTTTATCGAGGTTACAACAAAAAAAACCAAAACAGATTGGGCTCGCTTTGTAGAAACAATCGCCAACCACTACTCAAAAGCCAAAAGGATAACCCTGGTTATGGATAACTATGGTACACATAAGCCAGGTTCGCTGTATGAAGCATTCGCACCAGAAAAGGCAAAACAGTTGCTCGATAGATTTCAATTTATCTTTACTCCAAAGCATGGTAGCTGGTTAAATATGGCAGAAATTGAATTAAATGTTTTAAATGGTCAATGCCTAAACAGGAGAATCGACAACATATCTACCGTGATCCGAGAATGCTATGCTTGGGAAAATCACCGGAATCAAATGAATGCAAAAATTAATTGGCAATTTACAACAAAGGATTCTCGCATAAAACTCAAGCGTCTTTACCCGACACTACAGATGTGA
- a CDS encoding SDR family NAD(P)-dependent oxidoreductase — MAEKKTGVITGATSGIGAAFAKAFAARNYDLILTGRRESKLNELAQDIQNQFQVSVEKQLIELAESEQVEQFISILQRQQIDLLINNAGFGMRSTFLETNYETLEQMVTVHSTVPMQLMHALLPGMKERRSGIIINVASIAGFFPLPQSGVYSATKSFLTLLSESLHVELEGTGVQVQALCPGMTITDFHSRLGKDPERFYKKEVR, encoded by the coding sequence ATGGCAGAGAAAAAAACAGGGGTGATCACAGGCGCCACCAGCGGCATCGGAGCCGCATTTGCAAAAGCTTTTGCAGCACGGAATTATGATCTTATTCTCACCGGTCGGCGAGAATCCAAACTCAATGAACTGGCGCAGGACATTCAGAACCAATTTCAGGTGTCTGTGGAAAAACAATTGATTGAACTTGCAGAAAGCGAGCAGGTTGAACAATTCATTTCCATTTTGCAGCGTCAGCAAATTGATCTTTTGATCAATAATGCCGGATTCGGAATGCGATCCACGTTTTTGGAAACAAATTACGAAACCCTGGAGCAGATGGTCACTGTGCACTCCACGGTGCCGATGCAATTGATGCATGCGCTGCTGCCCGGCATGAAAGAGCGGCGATCCGGGATCATTATCAATGTCGCATCCATCGCCGGCTTTTTCCCCCTGCCCCAGAGCGGTGTATACTCTGCCACCAAATCGTTTTTAACCCTGCTGAGCGAATCTCTGCATGTGGAACTCGAAGGGACAGGCGTGCAGGTGCAGGCGTTATGTCCGGGTATGACGATTACGGATTTTCATTCGCGGCTGGGCAAAGATCCTGAGCGCTTTTACAAAAAAGAGGTCCGATGA
- a CDS encoding VIT1/CCC1 transporter family protein, with protein sequence MEKDLYQSALIYQKNEITEYHIYQYLSGIEKNEKNKKILLRIAEDEYSHYKEWKKVTNRDVKPNTFKKWWFSQIGRLLGITFSIKLMEHGEKDAQEEYSRWQGQVERIDAIIEDENSHEEELINLIDEERLQYAGSIVLGLNDALVELTGALAGLTLALQNTALIALSGSITGIAAALSMGASEYLSTKSEETQKKPLRASLYTGTAYLLTVIVLILPYLILDNYYWCLAFTLLGAILIIALFNYYIAVAKDESFRHRFWEMAGLSLSVAAFSFLIGFLLRSFLGIEI encoded by the coding sequence ATGGAAAAAGATCTTTATCAGTCTGCCTTGATCTATCAAAAAAACGAGATCACTGAATATCATATCTATCAATATTTATCCGGTATCGAAAAAAATGAAAAAAATAAAAAGATACTGTTAAGAATAGCCGAGGATGAATACAGCCATTATAAAGAGTGGAAAAAAGTCACCAACAGAGATGTAAAACCAAATACATTTAAAAAATGGTGGTTTTCCCAGATCGGCCGTCTTTTGGGAATCACATTCAGTATCAAGCTCATGGAACACGGCGAAAAAGACGCTCAGGAAGAATACAGCCGCTGGCAGGGTCAGGTGGAGCGGATTGATGCGATCATCGAGGATGAAAACAGTCATGAGGAAGAATTGATTAACCTGATTGATGAGGAACGGCTGCAGTACGCCGGTTCGATTGTACTCGGTTTGAATGATGCGCTGGTGGAACTGACCGGGGCGCTGGCCGGTTTGACACTGGCACTGCAAAACACAGCTCTGATCGCGCTCAGCGGCAGCATCACCGGTATTGCCGCAGCCTTGTCAATGGGCGCATCCGAATATTTATCGACAAAATCAGAGGAAACACAAAAAAAGCCGCTGCGCGCTTCATTGTATACCGGAACCGCTTACCTGCTCACGGTTATTGTGCTCATATTACCGTATCTCATCCTGGACAATTATTACTGGTGTCTGGCGTTTACATTACTGGGTGCGATTCTGATCATTGCCTTGTTCAATTACTATATCGCAGTGGCAAAAGATGAATCGTTTCGGCATCGATTCTGGGAAATGGCGGGACTGAGTCTCAGTGTGGCGGCGTTCAGTTTTCTCATCGGTTTTCTGCTGCGTTCATTTTTGGGAATTGAGATTTAA
- a CDS encoding protein-L-isoaspartate(D-aspartate) O-methyltransferase, producing MMKLKLEIILIMAMVFLCQGQTDMNDKKYQKQREEMIRKQLMYRGIEDKKVLDAFRQVKRHEFVPGYLRHFAYHDRPLPIGEGQTISQPYIVALMTELLQLSPKDTVLEIGTGSGYQAAILAKLCAHVYTIEINENLGTRAKASLDSLGYDNVSVKIGDGFKGWPEHAPFDAIIVTCSPEDVPPPLKEQLSNNGEMVIPVGSRSRQQLIVMKKKQDELIREKSIPVMFVPMVDSTGTRY from the coding sequence ATGATGAAATTGAAACTTGAAATCATCTTAATCATGGCGATGGTTTTCCTTTGTCAGGGACAGACGGATATGAATGATAAAAAATACCAAAAACAGCGGGAAGAGATGATTCGGAAACAACTTATGTACCGGGGTATAGAGGACAAAAAGGTTCTGGATGCCTTTCGTCAGGTCAAGCGGCATGAATTTGTTCCGGGCTATTTGCGCCATTTCGCCTATCATGACCGACCGCTGCCGATCGGCGAAGGACAAACCATCTCTCAGCCCTATATTGTGGCATTGATGACCGAGCTGCTTCAGCTCTCACCGAAAGACACGGTTCTGGAAATCGGCACCGGCTCTGGTTATCAAGCTGCGATTTTGGCCAAATTGTGTGCGCATGTCTATACGATTGAAATCAATGAAAATCTGGGAACCCGGGCCAAAGCAAGCCTGGATTCACTCGGGTATGACAATGTTTCTGTAAAAATCGGCGACGGATTCAAGGGCTGGCCGGAACATGCACCTTTTGATGCCATCATTGTCACCTGCTCGCCCGAGGATGTACCGCCGCCGCTCAAAGAACAACTGTCAAACAACGGAGAAATGGTGATTCCCGTTGGTTCCCGAAGCCGGCAGCAGCTGATTGTCATGAAAAAGAAACAGGACGAGTTGATCCGCGAGAAAAGCATCCCGGTTATGTTTGTCCCGATGGTGGACAGCACCGGAACCCGCTATTAA
- a CDS encoding nicotinamidase, translating into MSNKALLVVDVQNDFCPGGALGVSGGNKIIPVINEYIKLFQNQNLPVFFTRDWHPDSTAHFKEKGGDWPPHCIRNTPGAEFHPDLNIPDNADILSKGVSPDTDGYSAFEGIDENENSLDTLLKEKEVDTLYIAGLATDFCVRFSTQEAMQKGYEINVLTDATEGVDKDASKEVLDTFAKKGGRLLQLDDVKQELEP; encoded by the coding sequence ATGTCAAACAAGGCACTTTTAGTGGTTGATGTTCAAAATGATTTTTGCCCGGGCGGCGCACTCGGTGTGTCGGGCGGGAATAAAATAATACCCGTAATTAATGAATATATCAAACTGTTTCAGAATCAAAATCTGCCTGTTTTTTTCACACGCGACTGGCATCCGGACAGCACCGCACATTTTAAAGAAAAAGGCGGAGACTGGCCGCCGCATTGCATCCGAAATACGCCGGGCGCTGAATTTCATCCGGATTTAAATATTCCGGATAACGCCGATATTTTATCCAAAGGCGTGTCACCGGACACCGACGGCTATTCCGCATTTGAAGGTATTGATGAAAATGAAAACTCGCTGGATACACTTTTAAAAGAAAAAGAAGTGGATACCCTTTATATTGCCGGACTGGCGACTGATTTTTGCGTGCGTTTTTCAACCCAGGAAGCCATGCAGAAAGGATATGAGATTAATGTGCTGACCGATGCAACCGAAGGTGTGGACAAGGATGCATCCAAAGAGGTACTGGATACCTTTGCGAAAAAAGGCGGGAGGTTATTGCAGCTGGACGACGTCAAACAGGAACTGGAACCATGA
- a CDS encoding flippase-like domain-containing protein, which produces MPERSNPKSPWFYIRLLVSMLLLAWVLYKAGLGQLWEALQHTRLNMLLLSLAVTPVLILISAWKWQVILRAFSIRVSLAHCFWLYIVGYFFNTVLPTNVGGDVVRAYTLGKESNERAKVFSSVFVERFTGLSALLLMAVIAFAAAVRHLWDAWLPVALSLCLCGYGVLLLTILKRSILDWFTRHIRFSAAQSVFAKLKKFQDATLSLSNSPGTLWFAMFNSFFFYLAAVTNVYISSLAFSVAISYTDALIITPIVMIITMIPISIGGIGLAESAYFFTFERLQLSGPAGLSVALLLRAKALLAGLIGGLYFSGMDITLDTFKGDGMKHEIAKGDIKGEVDYYSGFEDVMRRRQSPLSKYMDITLGARNLWELIKYETVMLFWAPLPGLAGYAGRRLFLPALFRSFGKKTAVGRNVTLQHASKISIGTRCMIDEYCKLSAQGDAESEIVLGSDVLLGRGTTLGTRNGRIEIGDFCNIGANCRMGTTTRIILGKHAPFAANCYIGGAQHRFDRLNVPIMRQGYDSKGGVIIEDDVWLGAGVTVLDGVTIGTGSVIGAGSVVTKDIPPYSVAIGAPARIKSTRK; this is translated from the coding sequence ATGCCTGAACGTTCTAATCCAAAAAGCCCCTGGTTTTACATTCGGCTTTTGGTGAGTATGCTGCTTCTCGCCTGGGTGCTGTATAAAGCGGGGCTCGGTCAGCTCTGGGAAGCATTGCAGCACACCCGCCTGAATATGCTGCTGCTGTCGCTCGCCGTTACCCCGGTATTAATCCTGATCAGCGCCTGGAAATGGCAGGTTATTTTGCGTGCGTTTTCCATCCGCGTCTCTCTGGCCCACTGTTTCTGGCTGTATATTGTCGGTTATTTTTTCAACACGGTACTGCCTACCAATGTCGGAGGCGATGTGGTTCGCGCCTATACCCTGGGCAAGGAGAGCAATGAACGCGCCAAGGTTTTTTCTTCGGTTTTCGTTGAGCGCTTTACCGGCCTGTCGGCACTGCTCTTGATGGCTGTAATCGCGTTTGCAGCAGCGGTTCGACATTTGTGGGACGCCTGGCTGCCTGTTGCCCTGAGTCTCTGCCTCTGTGGGTATGGCGTCTTGCTGCTGACTATTCTCAAACGTTCTATCCTCGACTGGTTCACCCGCCATATCCGGTTTTCCGCAGCCCAGTCTGTGTTTGCCAAACTGAAAAAATTTCAGGATGCTACTCTGTCCCTGAGTAACAGTCCGGGCACTCTATGGTTCGCCATGTTCAATTCCTTTTTCTTTTATCTCGCAGCGGTGACCAATGTGTACATCAGCAGTCTGGCCTTTAGCGTAGCGATATCTTATACCGATGCTCTTATCATTACACCCATTGTCATGATTATCACCATGATCCCGATATCCATCGGCGGTATCGGGCTGGCCGAGAGCGCTTATTTCTTTACCTTTGAACGGTTGCAGCTGAGCGGACCCGCCGGACTCTCTGTAGCCCTGCTGCTGCGCGCCAAGGCCCTTTTGGCCGGATTAATCGGCGGGCTTTATTTTTCCGGCATGGACATTACACTTGATACTTTTAAAGGCGACGGTATGAAACATGAAATCGCAAAAGGAGATATCAAAGGCGAGGTCGATTATTACAGCGGATTTGAAGATGTAATGCGGCGCCGACAGTCTCCGTTGTCAAAATATATGGATATTACACTGGGCGCTCGTAATCTCTGGGAATTAATAAAGTACGAGACGGTGATGCTGTTCTGGGCGCCGCTGCCGGGACTGGCCGGATATGCCGGGCGCCGGCTGTTTCTGCCCGCTCTTTTCAGGTCGTTCGGTAAAAAAACAGCGGTGGGCCGCAATGTGACTTTGCAGCATGCGTCTAAAATTTCTATCGGAACCCGCTGCATGATCGATGAATACTGCAAGTTATCGGCTCAGGGAGATGCAGAATCTGAAATTGTATTGGGGAGTGACGTGCTGCTGGGCCGCGGAACCACCCTGGGTACGCGCAACGGCCGCATTGAGATCGGGGATTTTTGCAATATCGGCGCCAATTGCCGGATGGGCACCACCACACGAATTATTCTCGGAAAACATGCGCCGTTTGCAGCCAATTGTTATATCGGCGGCGCCCAGCACCGCTTTGACCGCCTGAATGTTCCTATCATGCGTCAGGGATATGACAGCAAAGGCGGTGTGATCATCGAAGATGATGTGTGGCTGGGCGCCGGCGTGACCGTCCTGGATGGCGTTACGATCGGTACCGGATCGGTGATCGGCGCCGGTTCTGTGGTCACCAAAGATATTCCGCCTTATTCCGTGGCGATCGGCGCCCCGGCGCGGATCAAATCCACACGCAAATAA
- a CDS encoding sulfatase-like hydrolase/transferase — protein MNRRHFLKSAGFLGLVGSSLYLKCNQPQKPPNVLFIAVDDLRPELAAYGVSRIHSPNIDRLAAVGVQFNRAFCNIPVCGASRASLLTGTRPTWERYTTYYTRVDVENPDDPTLPEYFRSNGYTTISNGKIFHHRGDGAGSWDEEWHPESNNNSWRDYYLPENKALEDAKDSSGPAFERVDVPDSAYKDGKTTLKTIEDLKRLEKNGKPFFLACGFLKPHLPFNAPSKYWELYDPDEIPRAEYTENPKTLRIRPCTIPANCVLITAFRRPDRFRKTWRKRSNTAIMPASAMWMRKSEN, from the coding sequence ATGAATCGTCGTCATTTTTTAAAAAGCGCGGGATTTCTCGGGCTTGTTGGCAGTTCACTTTACTTGAAATGCAATCAACCGCAAAAGCCGCCCAATGTGCTGTTCATTGCAGTGGATGACCTGCGGCCGGAACTGGCTGCGTATGGTGTATCCCGCATTCATTCACCCAATATTGATCGGCTCGCCGCTGTAGGCGTTCAGTTCAACCGGGCGTTCTGCAATATTCCGGTGTGCGGCGCTTCGCGTGCCAGTCTGCTTACGGGCACGCGGCCGACCTGGGAACGCTATACCACCTATTATACGCGGGTGGATGTGGAAAATCCGGATGATCCGACACTGCCGGAATATTTTCGCTCTAATGGCTATACCACCATCTCAAATGGAAAAATATTCCATCACAGGGGAGACGGCGCGGGCAGCTGGGACGAAGAATGGCATCCCGAGTCCAATAATAACAGCTGGCGCGATTACTATCTGCCGGAAAACAAGGCTCTGGAAGATGCCAAAGACAGCAGCGGTCCGGCGTTTGAACGTGTGGATGTACCGGATTCAGCCTACAAGGACGGCAAAACAACGCTGAAAACGATTGAGGATTTGAAACGGCTTGAGAAAAACGGCAAACCGTTTTTCCTGGCATGCGGATTTTTAAAACCGCATCTGCCGTTCAATGCGCCGTCGAAATACTGGGAACTTTATGACCCCGATGAAATTCCCCGGGCAGAGTATACCGAAAACCCGAAAACGCTCCGGATCAGGCCATGCACAATTCCGGCGAACTGCGTGCTTATCACGGCATTCCGCCGACCGGACCGGTTTCGGAAGACATGGCGAAAACGCTCAAACACGGCTATTATGCCTGCGTCAGCTATGTGGATGCGCAAATCGGAAAATTGA
- a CDS encoding YccF domain-containing protein: MSLLGNILWILVGGGIVLFFEYLIGGVLLCLTIIGIPFGIQCIKLSAFALLPFGRDVQMLRSRNGCLSVMMNVLWILLGGLWIAITHIVFGLFWAITIIGLPFAKQHLKLAALALTPFGYEVK, encoded by the coding sequence ATGAGTCTGCTTGGAAATATTTTATGGATTTTGGTCGGCGGCGGTATTGTATTGTTTTTTGAATATCTGATCGGCGGTGTGTTGTTGTGCCTCACGATCATCGGGATACCATTCGGTATCCAGTGCATCAAACTTTCGGCGTTTGCCCTATTACCGTTCGGGCGCGATGTACAGATGCTGCGTTCACGAAACGGATGTTTGTCCGTCATGATGAACGTTCTCTGGATTCTACTCGGCGGCCTGTGGATCGCGATCACGCATATTGTATTCGGTTTGTTCTGGGCCATCACCATCATCGGACTGCCGTTTGCCAAACAGCATCTTAAACTGGCGGCACTTGCCCTGACCCCATTCGGATACGAAGTAAAATGA
- a CDS encoding sulfatase-like hydrolase/transferase → MRAYHGIPPTGPVSEDMAKTLKHGYYACVSYVDAQIGKLMDTLDELGLADNTIVVLWGDHGWNLREHGLWCKHCNFETSLHAPLMIKAPGMKSGVQVNGITEFIDIYPTLCELAGLDRPAHLAGTSLMPVLSGEQQSVKDYAVCRWKNGITLIKDQYFYTEWVDEQGELQTRMLYNHENDPRETVDISAFPEQRERVQTFSTELREKWGKDFWTDFPFEAYSH, encoded by the coding sequence CTGCGTGCTTATCACGGCATTCCGCCGACCGGACCGGTTTCGGAAGACATGGCGAAAACGCTCAAACACGGCTATTATGCCTGCGTCAGCTATGTGGATGCGCAAATCGGAAAATTGATGGATACCCTGGATGAACTGGGACTGGCGGATAATACCATTGTTGTGCTGTGGGGCGATCACGGCTGGAATCTGCGGGAACACGGCCTGTGGTGCAAACACTGCAATTTTGAGACCTCGCTGCACGCGCCGTTGATGATCAAGGCGCCCGGAATGAAAAGCGGTGTGCAAGTGAACGGCATTACCGAATTCATCGACATTTATCCCACACTGTGCGAACTGGCCGGACTGGACCGGCCTGCTCATCTGGCCGGAACAAGTCTGATGCCTGTTCTCAGCGGAGAACAGCAGAGTGTAAAGGACTATGCGGTCTGCCGCTGGAAGAACGGCATTACGCTGATCAAGGATCAATACTTTTACACCGAATGGGTCGATGAACAGGGCGAACTGCAGACGCGCATGCTCTACAACCATGAAAATGATCCCCGGGAAACGGTTGATATTTCTGCGTTTCCTGAACAGAGAGAACGGGTTCAAACATTTTCGACAGAGCTCCGCGAAAAATGGGGCAAAGATTTCTGGACGGATTTTCCGTTCGAGGCGTATTCGCATTGA